The Apium graveolens cultivar Ventura chromosome 6, ASM990537v1, whole genome shotgun sequence genome contains a region encoding:
- the LOC141665535 gene encoding zinc finger BED domain-containing protein RICESLEEPER 1-like, with product MSNNDLVKYLATKTNKWNSCICDNEFLQVRCAAHILNLVVKDGLEEEIASVEAIRNAVKYVRASPARLDTFKRCVEIEKIRSKFLPSMDVDTKWNSTYLMLESSIDFEKAFERLEEEDKGYKTYFERKKGGPPKKEDWATARMFVQFLKLFYDCTIMFSSSLSITSNLFFNEMLQVHDMIKWMASSSTDVTLTNMAKEMKKKYDKYWGNYDNINYLLFVCVVLDPRYKMKYVEWNIKRLCDYDFGKSSYITSRVRETLDKLFKYYESTGTHPNTSFMDNRGCAGEMETPSTGLDMYAVLKLERSKAYEDDMMAEESHDNKSELEMYFLDRFDAKVKELDVLLWWKVNAHKYPTLSKMAHNLLAIPVSTVSSESAFSTGSRVIDTFRTSGTLR from the exons ATGTCAAATAATGATCTCGTTAAGTACTTGGCAACCAAAACTAACAAATGGAATTCTTGTATTTGTGACAATGAGTTTCTTCAGGTTAGATGTGCAGCCCACATCTTAAATTTGGTTGTAAAAGATGGCTTAGAAGAAGAAATTGCATCTGTGGAAGCAATTAGAAATGCTGTTAAGTATGTCCGTGCTTCTCCTGCTAGGTTAGATACATTTAAGAGGTGTGTTGAGATTGAAAAAATTAGATCCAAGTTTCTTCCATCGATGGATGTAGACACTAAATGGAATTCTACCTATCTTATGTTGGAGAGTTCGATTGATTTTGAAAAAGCATTTGAAAGACTAGAAGAAGAAGATAAGGGATATAAGACTTATTTTGAACGAAAAAAAGGAGGACCTCCTAAAAAAGAAGATTGGGCTACTGCTAGAATGTTTGTTCAGTTTTTAAAACTCTTCTACGATTGCACTATCATGTTTTCGAGTTCATTATCCATCACGTCAAACTTGTTCTTCAATGAAATGCTTCAAGTGCATGATATGATAAAATGGATGGCAAGTTCAAGTACAGATGTGACTTTGACAAATATGGCAAAGGAAATGAAAAAAAAGTATGATAAGTATTGGGGAAATTATGACAATATCAATTACTTGTTATTTGTTTGTGTTGTTTTGGACCCAAGATACAAAATGAAGTATGTAGAATGGAACATCAAGAGGCTGTGTGACTATGATTTTGGAAAAAGTAGTTATATAACTAGCAGGGTGAGAGAAACACTCGACAAGTTATTTAAATACTACGAATCCACTGGCACTCATCCCAACACAAGTTTTATGGATAATAGAGGATGTGCAGGAGAAATGGAAACACCTTCTACCGGTTTAGATATGTATGCGGTTTTAAAGTTAGAAAGGTCAAAGGCATATGAAGATGATATGATGGCAGAAGAATCACATGATAACAAGTCTGAATTGGAGATGTATTTCTTGGATAGATTTGACGCAAAAGTGAAGGAGCTGGATGTACTTTTATGGTGGAAGGTAAATGCTCACAAATATCCTACTCTTTCAAAAATGGCACATAATTTATTGGCTATTCCAGTATCAACAGTTTCATCAGAATCTGCATTCTCTACTGGTAGTAGAGTCATTGATACATTCCGGACAA GTGGTACACTGAGATGA